A stretch of the Deinococcus sp. YIM 134068 genome encodes the following:
- a CDS encoding helix-turn-helix domain-containing protein → MPRPRKQPVAKEASPSRRRFAVALRAERHRQGLTLEDLAERSGLTWSYISQVERGLRNITIDNQDALARGLGVELRDLLPPDEDAGPGVS, encoded by the coding sequence GTGCCCCGACCCCGCAAGCAGCCGGTTGCCAAGGAGGCCAGCCCGTCCAGGCGACGGTTCGCGGTGGCCTTGCGGGCCGAGCGCCACCGGCAAGGGCTGACGCTGGAGGACCTCGCGGAACGCAGTGGCCTGACCTGGAGCTATATCAGCCAGGTGGAGCGCGGCCTGCGCAACATCACCATCGACAACCAGGACGCGCTGGCCCGCGGGCTGGGCGTCGAGCTGCGCGACCTGCTGCCCCCGGACGAGGACGCCGGGCCGGGCGTCAGTTGA